Part of the Propioniciclava sp. MC1595 genome is shown below.
CCGGCATCTGCAGCAGCAGCGGCAGGCAGGAGGCGGCGGGGTTGACGCCCTCCTCCTTGTACAGCTTCATGACCTCCTGGCCGTACCGCTCGCGGTCGGAGCCGTACTTCTCCTGGAGGGCGCGCGCCTTCGGGGCCACCAGCTGCATGGACCGGGAGCTGTTGATCTGCCGCACGAACAGCGGGATCATCAGCGTCCGCACCACGACGGTGAGCGAGACGATGGCGAGGACCCACGTCCAGCCGGAGTTCGGGTCCATAACCATGGACCACAGGCTGTGGGCGCCCACGAGGATGCCCGACATCACCCAGTAGATGGGTTGCATGAGCATGTCGAAGAAGCCGCCGATGGCGTCAAACATGGTGCACCTTCTGTGCGTCAGCGGCCGGCACGGGGTCGTAGCCCCCGAGCGACCAGGGATGGCAGCGCACGAGGCGCCTCAGGGTGAGCCACGTCCCCTTGACCGAGCCGTGGGTGCGGATCGCATCCAGCCCGTAGGAGGAACACGTGGGGTAGAACTTGCAGACATCGCCGTACAGCGGGCTGATCACCGCGCGGTACGCCTTCAACAGGCCGATGAGCAGGTACTTCATGGCCGCGACCTCACGCCGCCAGCTTGCCGAGCGCGGTGCGCCAGGCGCCGGTGAAGTCCTCGACGAGGGGTCCGGACGCCGCGGGCGGCAGTGCGCGGACCACCACGTCGACCGGCTGGGGAGCCGAGCCGAGGGCGTCCGAGACCAGGTGCCGGAGGCGCCGCTTCACGCGGTTGCGGGTGACGGCGTTGCCCACGGCCTTGGACACGACAAAGCCCGCCCGTGACGGCGGGCTCTGCTTGGCCAGGGCGTGCACCACGAGGGTCGGCCTGCCGACCCGGACGCCGCTGCGCACCACGGAGCGGAACTCGTCCGAGGCGCGCAGTCGGTGGGGTGCGGGCAACACCGCGGCAGGGGTGACGTCAGCCGGCGAGGCGGACGCGGCCCTTGCGA
Proteins encoded:
- the rnpA gene encoding ribonuclease P protein component; the protein is MLPAPHRLRASDEFRSVVRSGVRVGRPTLVVHALAKQSPPSRAGFVVSKAVGNAVTRNRVKRRLRHLVSDALGSAPQPVDVVVRALPPAASGPLVEDFTGAWRTALGKLAA
- the yidD gene encoding membrane protein insertion efficiency factor YidD, yielding MKYLLIGLLKAYRAVISPLYGDVCKFYPTCSSYGLDAIRTHGSVKGTWLTLRRLVRCHPWSLGGYDPVPAADAQKVHHV